GTatgtgttgttacttgttagaacTAAGtatgtcttgttcttggttTCATTCTTTGCTTTTGATGTCTGTTGTAGTTAGAACTAAGTAtgtgttgggtttggtttcattGTTTGCTTTTGATGTCCGATAGTGTTAGTCTTTAGACTTGTACTGATCTATGCTTTTGTTTGTACTGTTAGTGTTAGTCTTTAGACTTGTACTGATCTATGCTTTTGTTTGTACTGTTAGTGTTAGTCTTTAGACTTGGACTgatctttgcttttgtttgtacTGTTAGTGTTAGTCTTTAGACTTGGACTGATCTTTTTCACTTGTTGTTTTTAACAGATGTCTCATGACTCTGGGGAAGAGAACATTGACCCGGTTCTacaagaagagattgatgatgGTCCGACAGCTTCTCCAGTTGGTGGGAAGAGACGACGAACTCAGGCTACAACTTCTACTATACCGTCTCAACCGAGGAAAAAGCCAGCTCATAGATCTCCGGTTTGGGAGCATTTTATTCAGCAAGCACATGATCAGGCCCTCGCCAACTGTCGGTACTGTGGTCAAGCTCTAGGATGTGACACAGTGATTCATGATCATATTCTAtttagttgttgttgtgttgtgtttgttcgacattgttggtttattgacaagtttcacttaaaaccgaaataaccgaacctccgaaccgaaataaccgtgtccgaaccgaaccgaaccgatcgATTAGTCGGTTAGATTCGGTAGAGTTTTCAGATTCCGAATAACCCGATAACCGAATAAACCGACCCGAAttaaccgaataaaccgaattCGCAGGCCTCAGGAGGCTGCTTAATTCGGCGTCGTTTGGTGGGAAATAGATCCACTCAGACACTCACTCAGTTATTTGACTTATAATGGGCCCAGCCCATTACCTCactatttttgagaaaataagatattttgtatttacGCTCACAAGGTGTTTGTCAAAATTCCTGTCTGGGATTGGAATGTTTAATTCTGTTGTGTGTCCAAGTGGAAGGAAACGGTTTATGCATATGAGATGATCTCGGAGAAGAGTATCATGACCTGATCATGACATCAAATTATCCATGATTAATTGTTTTGGTGCTCTAAAAAGGAGCAAAGAATGGTGGTTGAATCTGCTTGTAacgtgttcgacgaaatgctcCTGAGAGTTTTGTTGGCATGAAAGTTGTATATGGATTTATGGCAGACGAGGGTTATGGCTCTTGGCTTTCTCCTAGTCCAGGAAAACAAACCTATAAATCGTGAGTTTTTTTTCGATATTGTATATTTCTCTTGACATTGATGACTTGGTTTAATAAATCCAGCTAAACTCTGGTTAGTTCTCGTTGGATTATCATTAGGTTTAGAGACAGGAATTTTGTTAGAGATTAAGTGCACTAAGTAATCACTCTTGTTTGTTGGTCAAGTTAGTAAGAACATGAACGttggtttttagttatgttatGTTTCATCTGATTTcttagaaaacatatatatatatacacaccagATGAGTTGTTGTACTATTAGTTTTGTTAACCTGTATAACATTTGTTGCAACAGGATTGTTTATATCCTAAGCCTGTTTATGGACAAAACCAATTTAGATAAGAATCTGAGACTTTGCTGCGGCTCGAGAGCATTTCTTCCGGCCTGCTTTGGTCAGAACGCAGACACAAGTCTCTAGAAGCTCAAGGTCTTCTTCCCAGAACAAGGAAGATGCTATTTCAGGATTTTGCAATAGTTGCTTTGAAGTTAAGAAGCCAGCAATTGTCCATGTCTGGTAGAGCCGGGACTGTTTTCCAATGAACTTCCCATTTCTTGTATCGTAGTACTCTGGCCACCGATCAGCTTGGAGCCTCTTCTCTGCCAAGGTAACTGCTTTCTCTGCTAATTCTGGTCTACCCATCTTGATGCATGCCAGTGTGaactaacaaaaattttaaCACATGTGAATTAATGTACAGCACGagcagatatatatatatgtagtctGATTAAAAACTCATGCTTACTTGCCAAAGAAGTGTTGGCCATGACCCGCCATTGTGGTAAGACCAAGGCCTACAGAACATATAAAGGAAGTCTGGTCCATCATTTAAAACGTATATGCAGATATAATTATTGTATACTACTTCAGAAAAAAGTATCAATATCGGAACAGAGAAGAACTCACGTGTTCTTTGGGTCACTCCCGGTTATTATATGCCACTCTGAAGATTCCAAAGCCGGGTAACATATCTTAAGCGGCATATGACCAACGAGATCGTCCCATTTCTCTTCAATCAAATTTAATATAGCTTGGTTCTGTTTTGGTGTTCCTAATGAGGAGATGATTGACAAGAGGTTTCCCAAGGTGAAGAACCTGAAATCCATGTGAGCAGGCTGGAGGTTTCCTATCAGGAATCCACAGTCAGAGCTTTCAGGAACCCAATCCATTAGCCACGGAGAAACCTGCTCTGGGTAGATATTGAACTTATTAGTGGCATCCATAGAGTACTCCTCTGTCTTGTAACGGTAAATctcattgattttgtttttgtcaacccAATAGTTTTCTCTAATGTGAAAAGATAAAGCGCTGAGCCTGTTGCTAATtgtctttattatgtttttggaGCTGTCATTTACAGTTAGCATCTCACGAGAAGACCGTAGAGCGGAGTAAAACAAAGCCTGTGAGATCAACAGAATCATCATGCCATGTTAGtcaaacttttctttttgagaattataatcAAGATGAACTTATATGTGTGATTACTTGGATCTCAAGAGGGTGACCGTGGATACCCATTCGTCGATCTATCATGCAAGAGCCATCAGTGACCAACAGTGTGGGAAACATATCAAATCCGTCAGCTAAACACAGGTTCGCAATCATCTTTATCCCTGTCTGCACATCTATCCTCTCTTGCAGTGAGTAATCCCCTGTGATTTTCCCGTATGCCCTCAACAATATTATCCACCATAAAcctgaaaattttctatttagaCCAGCATGTGTGAATCAAActgttcaattattatgttgcCAAACTGAAAGAATCAACAATTATTTATGCTTTGTTACCACGAATCAACAATTCAATCCATTCTTACTCTATTTATGGGAAAATGCAGATTGAAGAAGCTGCAAAGTACTGACCAGAATCAACAGGAGCAACACGACCTATAGCTGCTTCGCCAAAATCTGGATCCAAAACCTCTTCGAACTTGTCCTCTTCGAGAGGTAAAGTTCTGACTTTGAAACTCGCAGGCATCAATCCTTGTCCTGGACTATAACAGTCAACTGTTTTCTCCCAACTCTGGAATCACAACACACATAACAAAACTAAGGttcatatatttgatttgaatgCAAACTCTTCGCTATTAAAcaacattttctgttttttttcaggGAATGAGCATCAATACCTGCAACTGCAGTGTGTGAAGAAGGAAATTTCGAACAATTTCGCTTTCTCCCTTCAGCAGAAAAGCAAGAGCCGAAGGTACAAAATCTCTAATAAAGACCTGATCATAGTTTGATGGCAGTGTGTCTGTTGGATCTTTAGCAGCCATCGTTCCTACAGGGGAATCGCAATATGTCACTACAGAGTCCCTCAGCAATCTCCATGCCTCTTCCTCGGATTCATTGCTCTTAATACCCTCGTAACAATCTCCGTTTACCCTTTTGTCATCTCCATTGATCAcctcttcatctttctcatcTCCCTTTAACCTCTCCAGATCTAAAGGCTTCACATTTAAGCCGTTCTTGGTGTGTATTTTACCCACGGTCGGGTCATTCGCGCAGGTGGTGGAAGCAGAGAGACTTCTTGCCTCAGAAACAACCTGAGCTGTAGTAACAGAGCTCTGCCTGTCGGTACAAAATGGTACAGCATTTGTGGGTGTGAGGATTCTGTTTGATTCCggattcttgttttggtttacgCAGCTTGAGAACCGAGAAGGATACGATCGAAACGCAGGGTCTCGGATGTATTTAGATGGAGAGATTCTTGTAAAAGCACGGAGAATGCATTGTGAAGGTATCATCATCGTTGAGTTTCCAAGAAAAGTGATGGCATTCATAATCAGGATCCAATTACctaattagattaaaaaaaggCTTCTTTTGTGTTCGTTATTTATCTGAAAATTTTGTGATTCCTCAAAATGGGAAAATCTGTATTAGgaagaaaaaatgtttgtgGAATTTGGAACTAGTTTACCGCTATTTTGATCGCATCAAGCATTAAGGTTTCTATTAATACACCAAACTTCATTTTCGAAAATTCCTATTTGTGTACAagtcaaaaatattaaagatttgCTTGCTTAATGTGTGTTTACCCTTTGTTTAATCTAGTTTAAAGTATGTGTAACTTTAGATGCAACGTTAGTACCGGACACGTGACAGAGAtccaactaaataaaacacaatCACAAGGATCATTACGGCGTTTTGGTAAAAAATGACAAGAGAACAGGTTCGGTTTTTTGTGTTTATCTAACTCCGAACCAAAGAAGACCACTTGTAAAGGCCACGTGAGACAGTCCGAACCTTAAAAGTGAGTTTTCCCGTCCACCTTCTCTCGTTCCCCATCCACACATGTCCCTTAATCATAGCTTTAGCTCTaccaaattataataaaataatttagtaacatttttttttcttgtcacaCACTCACACTCACACTCACATCCCCCCCATTGTTTATGTTGTAATTATGAAGTATTTTTTGGGTTAATGATCCACATATTATTCTTCTTTGCTATATAGTTTGAAAGATGCGAATTTGGAGAATATACATATAACTGCATTAATGATTTGTTGTACGTCCCTAGACTGTAGTTGAGTAGTTGTGTTTGCCGAGGATTTTGGAGGGaaagtttgatttttgaagTTCAAAGTTACcttttttctcagtttctctctctctctatagcCAAATTCATTTATTCTGATTTCATTTGGATAGCTGTCTGTTTACTTCTCTTTccttattctctctctctcctctgttcTTGTAGATATAGAAACTGAGAAATTAGTtttttagattcatcattcaTGCCATAATCAGAGAGATCTGATCTGATCTGATCTGTAGACTTGTTGAAAAAACGCAGAAAACACTCTTTATTTCTCACAGATAAGGTAAAGTCacaatctttgttttttgattttttattacttactacaattattttgtaattgtgAAATACACTCTTCATTTATTTTCCTGTATTAATGGTCAACTACCATGTTCACATGCACcacaaaaaaggaaataaaaaactaatttttatttttctttcttcttctctgtttcagaGTTTTGAGATTTGTGATTATGTGCATGTAAGAGctgaaacaaatcatcaagGTGTAGTAGTCATTGGATGAGAACTTAATCGAATGTCTTGTTCTGACAAAACGACGGTGGATCCacttttgagagatttaaatgagaagaaagagagtttCCGGCGGAATGTGGTGTCTTTGGCGGCGGAGCTGAAGCAAGTGAGGGGTCGTTTGGTTTCTCAAGAACAGTCCTTTCTTAAAGAAACCATAACTAGAAAAGTGAGTACCTTTTCTTTTAAATGAATCATTTATtctatgattgatttgattctcttccttttttcttcatgTAATTTAATGGTGGGGTCAAATCTCAATTTctgagttttaaaataattggatCAGGTAGAAatgatttggtttttcttttggtttgtttgtttttttcaggaAGCAGAGAAAAGAGGGAAGAATATGGAAATGGAGATGTCTAAATTGCAGAAGAGATTGGAAGAAAGGAATTGTCAGCTTGAAGCTTCTGCATCTGCTGCTGACAAGGTTTTACTCCCAAATTTGCTTCCCTTTCTTAGTATGATCCAAAGGTTTCATCTTTGTGGTCTTTGTGTTATTTCTTGAAACTTGATCTGTTCTTCAAAGAGTTATTTGAGTGGTTTTAGAATCCTATCAAGATTAAGAAGAGAGCTTTTGAGACATATCTTCACATGGTTTGGctctttatatttgttattaggatgtaatatatatgatacgAGTTTGTTGGTTTGGCAAAGAATATGATATTTTCAGTGTGATCCATTTGTGTATTAGTGATCTAAGCTTAAGGTTGCATTGTTCCATCTTTGCATTTATGTTCTTGTAATGACATATACTCTTGGTTGGACTAACTGATTATACAATCTTTGTTGTTGAGAAAATAGTTTATCAAAGAGCTGGAGGAATTTAGATCAAAGCTTGACGCAACTAAGCAAACTGCAGAGGCTAGTGCTGATTGTGCTCAATCTACACATATCCAATGCTCAATGCTTAAAAAACAACTTGACGACAAGACACGTTCTCTCAGAGAACACGAAGACCGTATGACTCAGCTCAGTCATCAGCTTGATGATCTACAGAGAGATTTAAGCCTAAGAGAGTGCTCAGAAAAGCAACTTAGAGAAGAAGTTATGAGAATCGAGCGTGAAGTTAGAGAGACCATTGCAAAGGCTGGGATAAGTGGCATAGACTGCGAGCTCCGGAAACTTCTAGAAGATATCTCTCCAATGAAATTTGAGACGATGAATAGACTAGTTGAGGTAAAAGACGGAGAGATTACAAAACTGAAAGATGAGATAAGGCTAATGTCAGGTCACTGGAAACATAAGACTAAGGAACTCGAATCTCAGGTGCGTCCATGTTTTGCCTTTATTACATTTGTGTATATTCTATCTAAATTCTGAGTGTaagtttcattcttttaaaacaattaacagctggagaaacagagaa
The Camelina sativa cultivar DH55 chromosome 15, Cs, whole genome shotgun sequence DNA segment above includes these coding regions:
- the LOC104744735 gene encoding probable alkaline/neutral invertase A, chloroplastic translates to MNAITFLGNSTMMIPSQCILRAFTRISPSKYIRDPAFRSYPSRFSSCVNQNKNPESNRILTPTNAVPFCTDRQSSVTTAQVVSEARSLSASTTCANDPTVGKIHTKNGLNVKPLDLERLKGDEKDEEVINGDDKRVNGDCYEGIKSNESEEEAWRLLRDSVVTYCDSPVGTMAAKDPTDTLPSNYDQVFIRDFVPSALAFLLKGESEIVRNFLLHTLQLQSWEKTVDCYSPGQGLMPASFKVRTLPLEEDKFEEVLDPDFGEAAIGRVAPVDSGLWWIILLRAYGKITGDYSLQERIDVQTGIKMIANLCLADGFDMFPTLLVTDGSCMIDRRMGIHGHPLEIQALFYSALRSSREMLTVNDSSKNIIKTISNRLSALSFHIRENYWVDKNKINEIYRYKTEEYSMDATNKFNIYPEQVSPWLMDWVPESSDCGFLIGNLQPAHMDFRFFTLGNLLSIISSLGTPKQNQAILNLIEEKWDDLVGHMPLKICYPALESSEWHIITGSDPKNTPWSYHNGGSWPTLLWQFTLACIKMGRPELAEKAVTLAEKRLQADRWPEYYDTRNGKFIGKQSRLYQTWTIAGFLTSKQLLQNPEIASSLFWEEDLELLETCVCVLTKAGRKKCSRAAAKSQILI
- the LOC104744737 gene encoding myosin heavy chain, cardiac muscle isoform-like codes for the protein MSCSDKTTVDPLLRDLNEKKESFRRNVVSLAAELKQVRGRLVSQEQSFLKETITRKEAEKRGKNMEMEMSKLQKRLEERNCQLEASASAADKFIKELEEFRSKLDATKQTAEASADCAQSTHIQCSMLKKQLDDKTRSLREHEDRMTQLSHQLDDLQRDLSLRECSEKQLREEVMRIEREVRETIAKAGISGIDCELRKLLEDISPMKFETMNRLVEVKDGEITKLKDEIRLMSGHWKHKTKELESQLEKQRRTDQDLKKKVLKLEFCLQETRSQTRKLQRKGERRDMEIKEIRDLMSEKQELNESSWDKQKFWDNPGFKIVVSMSMLMLVVVSKR